One Glycine max cultivar Williams 82 chromosome 6, Glycine_max_v4.0, whole genome shotgun sequence DNA segment encodes these proteins:
- the LOC100801735 gene encoding cold-responsive protein kinase 1 isoform X3 gives MTSCFHLFRKKGSSSGTQLTGVDLDVSEIQNVNIYTYRELRIATEGFSNANKIGQGGFGVVYKGKLRNGSLAAIKVLSAESRQGVREFLTEIKVISSIEHENLVKLHGCCVEDNHRILVYGYLENNSLAQTLIGSGHSSIQLSWPVRRNICIGVARGLAFLHEEVRPHIIHRDIKASNVLLDKDLQPKISDFGLAKLIPPNLTHISTRVAGTVGYLAPEYAIRNQVTRKSDVYSFGVLLLEIVSRRPNTNRRLPVEEQYLLTRAWDLYESGEAEKLVDAFLEGDFNIEEAVRFCKIGLLCTQDSPQLRPSMSSVLEMLLGEKDVNEENVTKPGMIFEFVEAKSAGKQKCKAEVDSKSLLAEGKQDDSSSSGTMSSFATMTFTAIYDRSD, from the exons ATGACTAGTTGCTTTCATCTTTTCAGAAAGAAAGGATCTTCCTCAGGCACACAGTTGACCGGAGTTGATTTAG ATGTTTCAGAAATTCAGAATGTCAACATCTACACTTACAGAGAATTGCGAATTGCCACTGAAGGTTTTAGCAATGCAAACAAGATAGGGCAGGGAGGTTTTGGAGTAGTCTATAAG GGAAAGCTGAGAAACGGTTCTTTGGCAGCTATAAAGGTTTTATCGGCTGAATCAAGACAAGGGGTCCGGGAGTTCTTGACAGAAATCAAGGTGATCTCTAGTATAGAGCATGAGAATCTAGTCAAGTTACATGGATGTTGTGTGGAAGACAACCACAGAATTTTGGTATATGGCTATCTTGAGAATAACAGCCTAGCACAAACACTTATTG GTTCAGGCCATAGCAGCATCCAATTAAGTTGGCCTGTAAGGAGGAACATTTGCATAGGTGTTGCTCGGGGCCTTGCATTCCTTCATGAGGAGGTTCGGCCACACATTATCCATAGAGACATAAAAGCAAGCAATGTACTACTTGATAAAGACCTCCAGCCCAAAATTTCAGATTTTGGCCTTGCAAAGCTTATTCCACCAAACCTGACCCATATTAGTACTCGTGTTGCTGGAACAGT TGGGTATCTAGCACCTGAATATGCAATCCGAAATCAAGTGACTAGAAAATCAGATGTCTATAGTTTTGGAGTTCTACTATTAGAGATTGTTAGTAGGAGGCCTAACACAAACAGACGTTTGCCTGTTGAAGAACAGTATCTTCTCACAAGG GCTTGGGATTTGTATGAGAGTGGGGAGGCAGAAAAATTGGTGGATGCTTTTCTAGAAGGAGACTTCAATATTGAGGAGGCAGTCAGATTTTGTAAGATTGGTCTCCTTTGCACGCAGGATTCTCCGCAGCTCCGGCCCTCTATGTCCAGTGTGCTTGAGATGCTTTTAGGTGAAAAAGACGTGAATGAGGAGAATGTGACAAAACCGGGCATgatatttgaatttgtggaagcCAAAAGTGCAGGTAAACAAAAATGCAAAGCTGAAGTGGATAGTAAATCTTTGTTGGCTGAAGGGAAGCAAGatgattcatcttcatcaggaACCATGAGCTCTTTTGCTACCATGACCTTCACAGCAATTTATGATAGAAGCGATTAG
- the LOC100801735 gene encoding cold-responsive protein kinase 1 isoform X1, with protein sequence MYKGNKTIVAYMIYPAIIFDFFLVQLMNDSYGILFYIVFSKETSQALGLINWRSRVTLMTSCFHLFRKKGSSSGTQLTGVDLDVSEIQNVNIYTYRELRIATEGFSNANKIGQGGFGVVYKGKLRNGSLAAIKVLSAESRQGVREFLTEIKVISSIEHENLVKLHGCCVEDNHRILVYGYLENNSLAQTLIGSGHSSIQLSWPVRRNICIGVARGLAFLHEEVRPHIIHRDIKASNVLLDKDLQPKISDFGLAKLIPPNLTHISTRVAGTVGYLAPEYAIRNQVTRKSDVYSFGVLLLEIVSRRPNTNRRLPVEEQYLLTRAWDLYESGEAEKLVDAFLEGDFNIEEAVRFCKIGLLCTQDSPQLRPSMSSVLEMLLGEKDVNEENVTKPGMIFEFVEAKSAGKQKCKAEVDSKSLLAEGKQDDSSSSGTMSSFATMTFTAIYDRSD encoded by the exons atGTACAAAGGAAACAAGACAATTGTTGCATATATGATATACCCTGCTatcattttcgatttctttttgGTCCAATTGATGAATGACAGCTATGGAATTCTATTTTACATTGTGTTCAGCAAAGAAACAAGCCAGG CACTAGGTTTGATCAATTGGAGGAGCAGGGTTACTCTGATGACTAGTTGCTTTCATCTTTTCAGAAAGAAAGGATCTTCCTCAGGCACACAGTTGACCGGAGTTGATTTAG ATGTTTCAGAAATTCAGAATGTCAACATCTACACTTACAGAGAATTGCGAATTGCCACTGAAGGTTTTAGCAATGCAAACAAGATAGGGCAGGGAGGTTTTGGAGTAGTCTATAAG GGAAAGCTGAGAAACGGTTCTTTGGCAGCTATAAAGGTTTTATCGGCTGAATCAAGACAAGGGGTCCGGGAGTTCTTGACAGAAATCAAGGTGATCTCTAGTATAGAGCATGAGAATCTAGTCAAGTTACATGGATGTTGTGTGGAAGACAACCACAGAATTTTGGTATATGGCTATCTTGAGAATAACAGCCTAGCACAAACACTTATTG GTTCAGGCCATAGCAGCATCCAATTAAGTTGGCCTGTAAGGAGGAACATTTGCATAGGTGTTGCTCGGGGCCTTGCATTCCTTCATGAGGAGGTTCGGCCACACATTATCCATAGAGACATAAAAGCAAGCAATGTACTACTTGATAAAGACCTCCAGCCCAAAATTTCAGATTTTGGCCTTGCAAAGCTTATTCCACCAAACCTGACCCATATTAGTACTCGTGTTGCTGGAACAGT TGGGTATCTAGCACCTGAATATGCAATCCGAAATCAAGTGACTAGAAAATCAGATGTCTATAGTTTTGGAGTTCTACTATTAGAGATTGTTAGTAGGAGGCCTAACACAAACAGACGTTTGCCTGTTGAAGAACAGTATCTTCTCACAAGG GCTTGGGATTTGTATGAGAGTGGGGAGGCAGAAAAATTGGTGGATGCTTTTCTAGAAGGAGACTTCAATATTGAGGAGGCAGTCAGATTTTGTAAGATTGGTCTCCTTTGCACGCAGGATTCTCCGCAGCTCCGGCCCTCTATGTCCAGTGTGCTTGAGATGCTTTTAGGTGAAAAAGACGTGAATGAGGAGAATGTGACAAAACCGGGCATgatatttgaatttgtggaagcCAAAAGTGCAGGTAAACAAAAATGCAAAGCTGAAGTGGATAGTAAATCTTTGTTGGCTGAAGGGAAGCAAGatgattcatcttcatcaggaACCATGAGCTCTTTTGCTACCATGACCTTCACAGCAATTTATGATAGAAGCGATTAG
- the LOC100801735 gene encoding cold-responsive protein kinase 1 isoform X2 translates to MYALGLINWRSRVTLMTSCFHLFRKKGSSSGTQLTGVDLDVSEIQNVNIYTYRELRIATEGFSNANKIGQGGFGVVYKGKLRNGSLAAIKVLSAESRQGVREFLTEIKVISSIEHENLVKLHGCCVEDNHRILVYGYLENNSLAQTLIGSGHSSIQLSWPVRRNICIGVARGLAFLHEEVRPHIIHRDIKASNVLLDKDLQPKISDFGLAKLIPPNLTHISTRVAGTVGYLAPEYAIRNQVTRKSDVYSFGVLLLEIVSRRPNTNRRLPVEEQYLLTRAWDLYESGEAEKLVDAFLEGDFNIEEAVRFCKIGLLCTQDSPQLRPSMSSVLEMLLGEKDVNEENVTKPGMIFEFVEAKSAGKQKCKAEVDSKSLLAEGKQDDSSSSGTMSSFATMTFTAIYDRSD, encoded by the exons ATGTACG CACTAGGTTTGATCAATTGGAGGAGCAGGGTTACTCTGATGACTAGTTGCTTTCATCTTTTCAGAAAGAAAGGATCTTCCTCAGGCACACAGTTGACCGGAGTTGATTTAG ATGTTTCAGAAATTCAGAATGTCAACATCTACACTTACAGAGAATTGCGAATTGCCACTGAAGGTTTTAGCAATGCAAACAAGATAGGGCAGGGAGGTTTTGGAGTAGTCTATAAG GGAAAGCTGAGAAACGGTTCTTTGGCAGCTATAAAGGTTTTATCGGCTGAATCAAGACAAGGGGTCCGGGAGTTCTTGACAGAAATCAAGGTGATCTCTAGTATAGAGCATGAGAATCTAGTCAAGTTACATGGATGTTGTGTGGAAGACAACCACAGAATTTTGGTATATGGCTATCTTGAGAATAACAGCCTAGCACAAACACTTATTG GTTCAGGCCATAGCAGCATCCAATTAAGTTGGCCTGTAAGGAGGAACATTTGCATAGGTGTTGCTCGGGGCCTTGCATTCCTTCATGAGGAGGTTCGGCCACACATTATCCATAGAGACATAAAAGCAAGCAATGTACTACTTGATAAAGACCTCCAGCCCAAAATTTCAGATTTTGGCCTTGCAAAGCTTATTCCACCAAACCTGACCCATATTAGTACTCGTGTTGCTGGAACAGT TGGGTATCTAGCACCTGAATATGCAATCCGAAATCAAGTGACTAGAAAATCAGATGTCTATAGTTTTGGAGTTCTACTATTAGAGATTGTTAGTAGGAGGCCTAACACAAACAGACGTTTGCCTGTTGAAGAACAGTATCTTCTCACAAGG GCTTGGGATTTGTATGAGAGTGGGGAGGCAGAAAAATTGGTGGATGCTTTTCTAGAAGGAGACTTCAATATTGAGGAGGCAGTCAGATTTTGTAAGATTGGTCTCCTTTGCACGCAGGATTCTCCGCAGCTCCGGCCCTCTATGTCCAGTGTGCTTGAGATGCTTTTAGGTGAAAAAGACGTGAATGAGGAGAATGTGACAAAACCGGGCATgatatttgaatttgtggaagcCAAAAGTGCAGGTAAACAAAAATGCAAAGCTGAAGTGGATAGTAAATCTTTGTTGGCTGAAGGGAAGCAAGatgattcatcttcatcaggaACCATGAGCTCTTTTGCTACCATGACCTTCACAGCAATTTATGATAGAAGCGATTAG